The Mucilaginibacter mallensis genome has a segment encoding these proteins:
- a CDS encoding glycoside hydrolase domain-containing protein, which translates to MKKVLFALTLLLSGISAYSQSIPYTNCEKCWLPDTLGNHRVVLTFSGSGKIAKAIIPWRRRDNDPENKRIIIQDGATSQKITNVKTGNINRETGEIYFEPTSGKGTYYVYYLPSKNEGRSNYPKGVYLKPEITASTDWLSALSSATAIPLANVKEFQSIDGFNTFYPMEVIATKAETDQLLSKHTGEDFLVFPEDRIYSIRMTDDLPQRWIERGPQSHFDGEAARNENFAFQLGLYALRDLQNVKVSFTNLTAAGGKVIAANKLFCINNNGVSYSGVPFSKTVDVTKGKIQALWCGIDVPEDAAPATYTGKAIISINGKTAKEITISLKVNSQLLKDGGVNEPWKMTRLRWLNSTMAQDNTVIAPYTPLVVKGNEISLLGRKVTVNKDGFPSQIQTFYTPEMTEYSKTPNNLLTEAIHFHFVKPDGKNMVLKSKGVQFTKTEPGTVQWAATSSNDTLKMEVTASLEFDGFIAYTVKVEALKDADLKDIDMHIPFKKDVAKYLMGLGQKGGYRPDNFEWKWDVAHKNQDGAWIGTVNAGLQYSLRDEKYVRPLNTNFYLQKPLLLPTSWANDNKGGITVAEKGEAILANNYSGERQMKKGDVLYYNFNLLITPFHTINTDFQWDNRFYHAYKPIDTIKAAGATIINIHHATAINPFINYPFIAWKKMQAYIDSAHDAGLKVKIYNTIRELSDHAYETFAMRSLGHEIYSPGKGGGFSWLQEHLGNDYIAAWFVPELKDAAIINSGQNRWHNYYVEGMNWLTQNVGIDGIYLDDVAFDRVTMKRVKRVLTKDGHPGIIDLHSANQYDKADGFNNSANLYMEHFPYLNRLWFGEYFDYEHNTPDFFLTEVSGIPFGLMGEMLQGGGNAWRGMVYGMTNRLPWSDGADPRPIWKVWDSFGMKGTKMIGYWVDTNPVKTDNDKVLATVYKKNGAVLVSIASWADADTTIQLKIDWKQLGIDPSKATITAPEIDKFQTARSFKLDEKIPVERAKGWLLIIK; encoded by the coding sequence AAAGTATTGTTCGCTCTTACTCTTCTTTTATCAGGTATCAGCGCTTATTCCCAAAGTATTCCCTACACCAATTGCGAAAAGTGCTGGCTGCCGGATACATTAGGTAATCACAGGGTTGTATTAACATTTAGCGGCTCCGGTAAAATAGCAAAAGCTATTATCCCGTGGCGGAGAAGAGATAATGACCCCGAAAATAAACGCATCATTATCCAGGATGGAGCAACATCACAAAAAATAACCAACGTAAAAACCGGTAACATTAATCGCGAAACCGGTGAGATCTATTTTGAGCCAACATCAGGCAAGGGCACTTACTATGTGTACTATCTGCCATCAAAAAATGAGGGACGTTCCAACTATCCTAAAGGTGTTTATTTAAAGCCGGAAATAACAGCCAGTACTGATTGGTTGAGTGCTTTAAGTTCAGCAACTGCAATTCCATTGGCTAATGTAAAGGAGTTTCAATCAATTGATGGTTTCAATACTTTTTACCCGATGGAAGTTATCGCTACAAAAGCTGAAACGGATCAGCTATTGAGCAAACATACAGGTGAAGATTTTCTGGTTTTCCCTGAAGATAGGATCTATTCCATCCGCATGACAGATGACCTACCGCAGCGCTGGATTGAGCGTGGCCCGCAATCTCATTTTGACGGGGAAGCCGCGCGCAATGAGAATTTCGCATTTCAATTAGGGTTATACGCTTTGCGTGATCTGCAAAATGTAAAGGTGAGTTTCACTAATCTTACTGCTGCAGGCGGTAAAGTTATTGCGGCCAACAAACTGTTTTGTATCAACAATAATGGTGTTAGCTACAGTGGTGTGCCATTCAGCAAAACAGTGGATGTGACCAAAGGCAAAATTCAGGCTTTATGGTGCGGGATTGATGTGCCTGAAGATGCAGCGCCTGCAACTTATACAGGTAAGGCAATCATCAGCATAAATGGAAAAACTGCTAAGGAGATTACCATATCCCTGAAAGTTAACAGTCAGCTGTTAAAAGATGGTGGTGTAAACGAGCCATGGAAAATGACCCGCTTACGTTGGTTAAATTCAACTATGGCGCAGGATAATACAGTAATTGCACCGTATACACCGTTAGTAGTAAAAGGTAATGAGATCAGTTTATTAGGTAGAAAAGTAACCGTTAATAAAGATGGTTTCCCGAGCCAGATCCAAACGTTCTATACCCCGGAAATGACGGAGTATTCCAAAACGCCAAATAACCTGTTGACTGAGGCCATTCATTTCCACTTTGTTAAACCTGATGGTAAAAACATGGTGCTGAAAAGCAAAGGCGTGCAATTCACCAAAACAGAGCCGGGCACTGTACAATGGGCAGCCACTAGCAGTAACGATACCCTGAAAATGGAAGTAACAGCATCGCTTGAGTTTGATGGTTTTATTGCCTACACCGTAAAAGTTGAAGCATTGAAAGATGCTGATCTGAAAGATATTGACATGCATATCCCTTTTAAAAAGGATGTAGCTAAATACCTGATGGGACTGGGCCAAAAAGGTGGCTACCGCCCGGATAACTTTGAGTGGAAATGGGATGTGGCGCACAAAAATCAGGATGGTGCATGGATAGGTACCGTAAATGCCGGTTTACAATATTCACTGCGTGATGAAAAATATGTAAGGCCGCTGAATACAAACTTCTATCTGCAAAAACCATTGTTATTGCCAACCTCATGGGCTAATGATAACAAAGGCGGTATAACCGTAGCTGAAAAAGGTGAGGCCATATTAGCCAATAACTACAGCGGCGAAAGGCAAATGAAAAAAGGCGATGTGCTGTATTATAACTTCAACTTGCTGATCACACCGTTCCATACAATTAATACCGATTTTCAATGGGACAATAGATTCTATCACGCATACAAACCTATCGATACGATTAAAGCAGCAGGTGCAACCATCATCAATATACACCACGCTACGGCAATCAATCCATTCATCAACTATCCGTTCATCGCCTGGAAAAAAATGCAGGCTTATATTGACAGCGCGCATGATGCTGGTTTGAAGGTGAAGATATATAACACTATCCGTGAGTTATCTGATCATGCTTATGAAACTTTTGCAATGCGCAGTCTGGGTCATGAGATCTATTCGCCGGGTAAAGGTGGCGGCTTTAGCTGGTTACAGGAACATTTAGGCAACGATTATATAGCTGCCTGGTTTGTACCTGAATTAAAGGATGCAGCCATCATTAACAGCGGCCAGAACCGCTGGCACAACTACTACGTGGAAGGCATGAATTGGCTTACGCAAAATGTAGGTATTGATGGTATTTACCTGGATGATGTGGCATTTGACCGTGTTACTATGAAACGTGTTAAGCGTGTATTGACCAAAGACGGTCACCCGGGAATTATCGACCTGCACTCAGCCAACCAATATGATAAGGCTGATGGTTTTAATAACAGCGCCAATTTATACATGGAGCACTTCCCGTACCTGAACCGTTTATGGTTTGGTGAATACTTCGATTACGAGCATAACACGCCTGATTTCTTCCTGACTGAAGTAAGCGGGATCCCGTTTGGTTTAATGGGTGAGATGCTGCAAGGTGGTGGCAATGCCTGGAGAGGTATGGTATACGGCATGACTAACCGCTTGCCATGGAGCGATGGCGCAGACCCTCGCCCGATATGGAAAGTTTGGGATAGCTTTGGCATGAAGGGCACAAAAATGATAGGCTATTGGGTAGATACCAACCCGGTTAAAACTGATAATGATAAAGTATTAGCAACGGTTTACAAAAAGAACGGTGCGGTACTGGTTTCAATTGCAAGCTGGGCTGATGCGGATACTACTATCCAGTTAAAGATTGATTGGAAACAGTTAGGCATCGATCCGTCAAAAGCGACTATTACCGCGCCAGAGATTGATAAATTCCAGACTGCACGCAGCTTTAAATTAGATGAAAAGATCCCGGTTGAGAGGGCTAAAGGCTGGTTGCTGATTATTAAATAA